Genomic window (Flavobacterium oreochromis):
ATCTATTTATGCTAACCGTTTTATCATCAAAACTATGCAAATGGTAGGAGCTACTAAAGCATTTATCAGAAAACCATTTATATTACGAAGTGTAAAGCTGGGAATGATAGGAGCAGGTGTTGCTATCATAGGTTTATTAGGAGTATTATTTTATATAGATACCATTTGGCCAACTTTAGGGGTGTTTGATGATATGTTTTCAATCATTATTATTTTGCTAAGCGTATTTGGAATTGGCGTTTTAATTACATGGCTAAGCACCTACTTTGCTACACAACGTTTTTTAAATTTAAGAACAGACGATTTATATTAATTTTTTAAATTCAAAACCTTGAATTCTATTTTTCTATGGAAGATAAAAAACACGAATTTCTTTTTGAAAAAGTAAATTATAAATTTTTACTTATAGGTATTGCTATTATTGCTTTAGGCTTTATACTGATGGCAGGCGGAGGTAGTGATGATCCTGCTGTTTTCAACCCTGAAATATTCAGCTTTAGAAGAATTAGATTAGCCCCAACTGTTGTTTTAACAGGTTTTGGCGTCGTTATTTATTCAATTTTTAAAAAGTAAATAAAGGGTGATTAGTGAAGAGTGATAAGATTTACTGTTTACTAATCACGATTTACTAATTACTCATACACATGGATTTACTTAAAGCAATTATAATTGCGATAGTAGAAGGTTTAACAGAATACTTACCTGTTTCTTCTACCGCTCATATGATTTTTACAAGCTCTTTTTTTGGTATTCAAAATGATGATTTTGTAAAACTTTTTCAAGTTTCAATACAATTTGGTGCTATTCTAGCAGTTGTTTTTCTATACTGGAAAAAGTTTTTTGATTTTACTAAATTTAATTTTTACATTAAGTTAGCGGCAGCTGTTGTACCCGCTTTGATACTAGGCAAGCTTTTTGATGATAAAATAGAAGCTATTTTAGAAAAACCTGTTCCCATAGCTTTTATACTAATAATAGGGGGATCATTCTTTTATTTATTGATCAATTTTTTCAAAATCCTCAAATTACTTCGGAAGAAGAAATTTCTATAAAAAAAGCTGTTACTATTGGTTTTTGGCAATGCTTAGCTATGATGCCAGGTACCAGTAGAAGCGCAGCATCTATAATTGGAGGTATGCAACAAGGACTCACACGTCATGTTGCAGCTGAGTTTTCTTTCTTTCTAGCGGTACCTACAATGTTAGCTGTAACTTGTTATTCAGTATTTTTAAAAACCTATGAACATAGTCAAATGAAAGGGTTTGAATTAATCTTACAATCAAAAGATACAGTCACGATGTTTATTGTGGGTAACATTATTGCCTTCATAGTAGCCATACTAGCTATTAAACTTTTTATAGGAATTATTAAAAAATATGGTTTTAAACCTTGGGGCTGGTACCGCATTATTACTGGAACTTTATTATTAATCTATTTTTCTTTTCATAAATAATACTTTGTACACAAAAGAAGACATATTAAACGGACAAATTTTAGTAATAGACAAACCTCTTACATGGAGTTCTTTTCAAGCTGTTAATAAACTAAAATACGTATTAAAAAATCGATTAGATCTACCTAAAAAATTCAAAATTGGTCATGCTGGTACTTTAGATCCATTAGCCACAGGTTTATTAATTGTTTGTACTGGAAAATACACTAAAAAAATCCCTGAATTAATGGGGCAAACAAAGGAGTATACCGGCACTATACAATTAGGAGCTACAACTCCTTCTTATGATTTAGAAACTGCTATAAATGCAACCTTTCCAATAGATCATATTACACCTTTACTTATATCAGAAACTGTTAAGCAATTTATAGGTGAAATTAAACAAAAACCTCCTGTTTTTTCAGCGTTAAAAAAAGATGGTAAACGTTTATATGAACATGCACGTGCTGGAGAAGAGATAGAAATTGAAGCAAGAAAAACTACGATCTACGAATTCGAAATAACACGAATTGAACTACCTGAAATTGACTTTAGAGTTAGTTGCAGTAAAGGTACCTATATTCGTTCTTTAGCTTATGATTTTGGACAAGCTTTGCAATCTGGCGGACATTTAACCTCTTTACGACGTACAAAAAGTGGTTCTTTTTTAATAGAAGAAGCCCTAACACCTGATGCTTTTTCAGAATTAATTCCTAATAATAATTAAACAAAAAAACGATTATAGAATATTATTTTATAATCGTTTTTTTTATCAGAAGCGCTTAATTTATTTTATGACTTGCTAATTCTTCTATACGCATCATAATAGATATTAACTCCTCCATCGTACTTTTCCCTTTATCATGTAAATACCAAAGTTGCAACTCCTTCTTAGCTGTTTGATCCACTACTCCGTATTGCGCTTTATAACTTTTAATTAAATTAGTAGCTCCTTCAGGTCTAGGTCCCCAAGTTCCTTTTAATTCATTATTTTCATTATCTAATATAATAAGTTTAGGTATAGCACGCGCGTCATTCGTTAAAAAACAATTCATTAAAGGATCATTAGCATCTCTAAACACAAAACGTAAATTAATCTTATCAGATACAGAACTTATTTTATATAAAATAGGAGCTATTTGAGCAACATCACCACACCATCCTTCGGCTAAAACTAACCAAGTATATTCTTTTTAATACTTTTTAATTTATCTAAAATTTCTTCTGGAACCTGTAAAGTTTTATCCAGACGGTTCATACGAGTTTGATTCAATTGACTATAATATAAATGATCCTCCGACTGTTCATTACCTGAAGATCTACCTTGATTTAATAAATCAGCAACTGACTTTCTATACTCCGAATAAGTACAACTGTTTAATAGGCCTTGAATAATCTCTCTTTTCATAGTAGTTAATAGTTTCTGTGTGTGTTTAAAATTTATTGAATTACAATATTTTAATAAAAATATTAAATTATATTAATATATATCCATACTTATAACGTAAATTTATA
Coding sequences:
- a CDS encoding thioredoxin family protein, translated to MAPILYKISSVSDKINLRFVFRDANDPLMNCFLTNDARAIPKLIILDNENNELKGTWGPRPEGATNLIKSYKAQYGVVDQTAKKELQLWYLHDKGKSTMEELISIMMRIEELASHKIN
- the truB gene encoding tRNA pseudouridine(55) synthase TruB, with amino-acid sequence MYTKEDILNGQILVIDKPLTWSSFQAVNKLKYVLKNRLDLPKKFKIGHAGTLDPLATGLLIVCTGKYTKKIPELMGQTKEYTGTIQLGATTPSYDLETAINATFPIDHITPLLISETVKQFIGEIKQKPPVFSALKKDGKRLYEHARAGEEIEIEARKTTIYEFEITRIELPEIDFRVSCSKGTYIRSLAYDFGQALQSGGHLTSLRRTKSGSFLIEEALTPDAFSELIPNNN
- a CDS encoding DUF3098 domain-containing protein translates to MEDKKHEFLFEKVNYKFLLIGIAIIALGFILMAGGGSDDPAVFNPEIFSFRRIRLAPTVVLTGFGVVIYSIFKK